A genomic window from Pygocentrus nattereri isolate fPygNat1 chromosome 22, fPygNat1.pri, whole genome shotgun sequence includes:
- the LOC108415077 gene encoding intelectin-like yields MMNWILLLVMTSFIEVSESERVMEYFSPRSCKELMEKYKTKEDGLYYLTTASGVVYETYCDMTTAGGGWTLVASVHENNMYGKCTVGDRWSSQQGSDPNVPDGDGNWANRVTFGTAEAATSDDYKNPGYYDITAQDVSVWHVPNNEQLDRWTQSSFLRYHTETNFLNDYGGNLFQLFTRYPVRYNAGSCPSNNGPSIPVVYDVGDATSNVNLYGPHIRGTAEAGFITFRVLNNEKAAMAICSGIKPNTCHSEHACVGGGGHFPEAAPRQCGDFASMDWDGYGTHAGWSASKQLTEAAILIFYR; encoded by the exons ATGATGAACTGGATTCTATTGCTTGTGATGACCTCCTTCATAGAAGTCTCTGAGTCTGAGAGAG taatgGAATATTTCAGTCCGAGGAGCTGCAAAGAACtcatggaaaaatataaaaccaaGGAAG ATGGTCTTTACTACCTGACTACTGCGAGTGGGGTGGTCTACGAGACCTACTGTGATATGACCACTGCTGGAGGTGGCTGGACGCTGGTGGCCAGTGTGCATGAGAACAACATGTATGGAAAATGCACTGTAGGTGACCGCTGGTCTAGCCAGCAAGGTAGTGACCCAAACGTACCTGATGGAGATGGAAACTGGGCTAATAGAGTCACATTTGGAACTGCAGAAGCTGCTACCAGTGACGACTACAAG AATCCTGGTTACTACGACATCACGGCGCAGGATGTGTCTGTTTGGCATGTTcctaataatgaacagctggACCGCTGGACCCAAAGCTCATTTCTGCGCTACCACACCGAGACCAACTTCCTCAATGACTATGGAGGAAACCTCTTTCAGCTCTTCACG CGTTACCCTGTGAGGTACAACGCAGGATCATGTCCTTCAAACAACGGTCCCTCTATTCCAGTGGTGTATGATGTTGGAGATGCTACATCCAACGTTAACTTGTATGGACCACATATTAGAG GGACCGCAGAAGCTGGCTTCATCACTTTCAGAGTGTTGAACAATGAAAAGGCTGCCATGGCCATCTGCTCAGGCATTAAACCCAACACCTGCCACTCAGAACAC GCCTGTGTGGGAGGTGGAGGACATTTCCCTGAGGCAGCTCCGAGGCAGTGTGGGGACTTTGCCAGCATGGACTGGGATGGTTATGGAACCCACGCTGGCTGGAGTGCGTCCAAGCAGCTGACTGAGGCAGCGATCCTGATCTTCTACCGCTAA